The following is a genomic window from Amycolatopsis sp. BJA-103.
TCGGAAAGGTCGAGTTCAAGGAGGGCCGCAGCCTCGACTGCCTGCAGACGGCCTACCGCGTCGGCGGTCGCGTCGCCTGGCGGCACGTCTCGGAATTCGGGCAGGCGATCGGAGCGGACGCCGATCTCCTGTGCACCGCGGCGGAGGCGATCTTCGCCTACGTGGACGAGATTTCCGCGCTGTCCATCGAGGGCTACACCGCCGCACAGGAGCGGGCAGCGGGCACCAGGGCGAGACGCCGGCGCAGGCTGCTCGAACTGATGCTCTCCGATCCGCCGTCCTCACCGCAGTCGATCGCGTCCCACGCCGCCAACGCCCAATGGGCGATGCCTGCCGAGGTCACGGTCGTCGCGCTGGAACGACGGCTCGGCCCGCTGGACCCCGACAGCGCCGACCTGGACTCCGACGTACTGGTCGATTTCGAGGGTCCCAAGCCCTGCCTGGTCACCGGCGACCCCGACAAGCACCTGAAGGACCTCGCCGAACGGCTTCCCGGCTGGCGGGCGGTGATCGGCCCGGCCGTGCGGCTCACCGAAGCACCGCGCTCCCTGCTGTGGGCCCGACGCACCCTGCGGCTGGTCCAGCGCGGGGTCCTGCCGGACAAACCGGTCACCCGGTACAGCGATCACCTGTCCACCCTGTGGCTGCTCGCCGACGAGTTCCTGGTCCGTGAGCTGTGCACCCGCAGCCTCGCCCCGTTCAACGACCTCACCCCCAAACAGCGGGCGCGGCTCGGGGAGACGTTGCTGATCTGGCTGCAGTCCCGGGGCAGTGCCCCGGAGATCGCGAAAAAACTCAAGGTCCACCCCCAGACCGTCCGATACCGCATGCACCAGCTCATCGATCTCTTCGGCGACCGGTTGAACAACGCCGACGACCGGCTCGACATGGAGATCGCCCTGCGCGCGGAGGCCTTGCTCGCCGAGGACTGACCAGCGTTTCCCACTCACAACGAGGTGACGAGGTGACCCGACCGCAGGATGCCCGCAGCGGGATCGAGGCGACGTACGGCCCGCTTCTCACGCCCGCTCGGCCCGATGGGTCGAGCGGGCGTGCCGTCCAGCTCTGGGCTTTGCTGCCGAGAGAGCTGTCGACCGTGTTCCGGCCGGTGCTGGCCGACGTGGCCGGAGAGGTGGTCCGCGAGATCCAGCGGACCATCCCCGACTACGCGCGGCCGCTGGACGGCGCGTTCGGGAAGGCGCTCAAAACCGGCGTCCAGATGGCGTTCCTGCAGTTCGTGGAGCGGATCGGGAACCCGGAAGCCCCGTCGGAAGACCGGCGGAGCGTGTTCCTGAGCCTGGGCGTCCAGGAGTTCCACCAGGGCCGCAACGTCGACGTCCTCCAGGCCGCGTACCGGGTCGGGGCCAGGGTGACCTGGCGCCGGGTGGCCGAGGCCGGCCGCCGCGCCGGCGTCCCTTCCGCGACGCTGTGCCTGCTCGCCGAAGCCATCTTCGCCTACATCGACGAGCTGTCGGCACTGTCCGTCGAGGGCCACGCGGAAGCGCGCGAGAAGGCCGCGGGCGCACTGGAGCGCCGACGGCACCGGCTGATGGAGCTCCTGCTCGCCGAGCCCCCGTCACCGCCTGACGTCGTCAAACACGCCGCCGACCTGGCCCGATGGCAGCTGCCGGACCTACTCGTCGCCGTCGCCCTCGACCAGCTGACCGACGAAGCCCCCGTAGCCGCGTTGACCGGGTTGGCCGACTTCGAGAGTCCCTCTCCTTGTCTGTTGCTCCCCGCTCCGGAACCGGACGAACGGGAACGCTTCACCGAAGACCTGGCCGGTTGCCGGGCCGCGATCGGCCCGGCCGTCCCACCCGCCTTCGCGGCACGTTCCTTGCGGGCCGCACGCGAGGCCCTGCGGCTCGTCGAGTCCGGCGCGCTCGCCGACGAACCCGTGACGTGGTGTGTCGACCATCTTTCGCGCCTGTGGCTGCTCAAGGAACCGTTCCTGGCCGCCGAGCTGGTCCGGGAGCGGCTCGGTCCGCTGGCCGGGTTGACCGGGAAGCAGCATTCGAGGCTGGCCGGGACGCTGCTGGCGTGGCTCGAGACCTGCGGGAACGTCCGCGAGGTGGCGGAACGGCTCGCGGTGCATCCGCAGACGGTGCGGTCGCGCGCTCAAGAGCTGGAGGCGCTGTTCTCGGACGGGCTGCGGGATCCTGAGCGGCGGTTCGAGATGATCCTGGCCCTGCGAGCTGCGCCTTCCTGAGGCTCACGCGGATCGCCGTCGGCCGCAAGTCCCCTTCACAAGGCAACCCAATGCCGTGAAGGCCTCCTTCCCTACCTTGAGAGTAGGGAAGGAGGCCTTCACGGACCGGCAGCGCAAGTAGTCGACTAGTTGCGTGGGAGGGTCAGGCGGCGGCGAGAGCGGTGACTCGCCAGCGGCCGTCGGAGCGTTCAGCGGTCACGCTCAGCTGAGCCGCACCGGAGCTCCGCTGCCCATCCCCCCGCACGCCGGTCTGGTCCAGGAACACCAGCAGCGACGCCCGGTCCCCGTCGAGAACCTTGACGCCCGAGACCACCGGCGTCGAGGTCACGACGAGTTTCTGCTCCGTCGCCAGCCCACGGACCTGCGCGAACAGCTGGTCGTACTGCCCCAGCGCGGGCCCGGTCAGGACCTCTTTCGCGGCCTTTTCGCTCTTGGCGGGATCGTCGTAGCGGTAGGAGAACACCGTGCCGAGCGCCTTGCCGACCTGGTCGCTCACCTCGGCGGTCGTGGCGACGTCGGTCAGCGCGGTGTTGTGCGTGAGGACCGCCGTCGCGTCCCGCGCTTCGATCGCGAACCACCCCGCGAGGCCCGCCATCACCAGCGCGACCGCGCCGAACACCAAAACACCCCGCCGCCGCACAGGAGCGACGATGACCGGGGGCTCCTCGGGGACCACAGAGTCGGGAGTTTCGGGGGCTTCGAGGACCCGCGCGCTCCCGCCCATCTTCCCGGCGACCTTCACGGTGCGCCGCACCGGTTTGACGGCTCGTTTCGTGGTCATTCCGTCCTCCGTCAGGGCTTTCCGGTGTCGGTCACCGGCACCTGGCCGAGCGACGTGACGCGCCATCCGTCCGGTGTCCGGTTCAGGCCGGCACGGAACCGGTTGTGTTTGGTGACGGCCTCCCCGCCGTCGGGGCGGACTTCGAGCTCGACCGAGGCGATCACCTCGGCGGTCCCGCCACCGCTGTCCACTTCGGTCACCGCGGCGTCGACGACCCGGCCGGTGGTGACGGTCTTCGCCTGGCCGATCCGGCCCAGCCCGCCTTCCCGGTCCCGCGCGAGCTCGTCGTGCAGCGCGCCGCCGGACAGGTTCAGCCAGTTCTGGTAGCCCTGTTCGGCCTGTCGATAGTCCAAAGTGGTCAGTGCGGCGACAGCCTGCCTGCCCACCTGCAACGCCTCTTCGCGGACGGTGGCCCGCGCGACGCCGTCGTCCCGGCTCGCGTCCCACCAGGAGTAGCCGAACCAGGCGGCGAACGCGGTGGCCACCACCGCTAGCAGAACCGCGAGTCGAGTCATCGTCTTCACCTTCCCGGCACGTTCTGCGAGCCGCGCACGTTCGTCGGGTTGCCCTTCGGCAGCGCACAGCGCGCCGCGGTGTTCAACGGTCGCGGCGACGTGTCGAGACCGTCGCGGTAGCCGGTTCCGTAGCCGGTGACGCACGGCGGCGGATCGAAGAACGTCAGCGACAGGCCGACGTGCGCGCCGTCCGGGCCCATGATCGCGTGGCCCGCGGCGACCGCCTTCGGCGTGGTGACCAGCAATTGTTCGAGGCCGTCCTGCCGCGTTTCCAGCACGTCCGCGGTGGTCAGCAGGTTCGCCAGCAGGATGCCGAGGCTCGGGCCGGTCTCCCTCAGGAGCGTGCTGATCTCGTTCGCCGCCGCCGGAACGGCCGGGATGAGCCGCCGCAGATCACCGTCGGAGCTCTTCAGCGTCGCGGCGAGCAGTTTCGCGTTGGCGCCGAACGACCGGATCGCGTCCGCCTGTGAGACCTGCGTGTCGAGCACGGTCTGCGCGTCGGTCACGAACCTGGTCAGCGGGCCGACGTGCTCGCTCGCCTCCTTCACGAACTCGATCCCCCGCCCGACGAGCTGGTCCAGCGCCGGGCCCGCGTCGGACGTCGCGTTGTACAGCTCGTCGACCACGGTCCGCAGGGCGGGTTTCGGCACCGAGTTGGCGAAGGAGTCCACACTGGACAGGACGACGTCCACCGGCAGCGGGATCTTCGTGTCCGCCTCGCTGATCACCGAACCGTCCCGCAACACGGCACCGTCACCGCGACGCGGCCTCAGGTCGACGTACTGCTCGCCGACGGCGGACCGGTTGGCGACGACGGCTTCCGTGTCCGCGGGGACTTCCGGGCCGCCCGGCTCGATTTCCAGGTCCACTTCCATTCCGGAGGCGGTCAGCCGCAGTTCTCCGACCCGGCCGATCGGCACGCCCCGATAGGTGACCTCGGCGTTGCTGAAGATGCCACCACCGGTGGCGAGCCGCACTTTGACCGTGTAGCCGCGGTCGAGCACCAGCTTGTCCAGCCCCGCGTACGTCGCGCCGACATACGCGACGCCGAGGACCGCGATGACCACGAAGGCCACCAGCTGGACACGGACGAACTTGGTCAGCATCAGCGGCCACCACTGTTCTTGAAGGTCAGGAACGTGTTCAGGTAGTCACCGCGGATGGCCTCGAGCGCGGCGTCGGGGAACGGGAAGGTGAAGATCATCTCCATCGCCTTCGGCAGTTTGTCCCCGGAGTCGGCCAGCTTCCGCAGCAACGGTTCGAGCGCTTTGAGATCGGCGACGAGGTCGTCCTTGCTGCGGTTCACCGTGTCGACCGCGACCGAAGTGAGCCCGTCCAACGACTTCAGCATCCCGACGAGCGCCTGACGCTGCTGGTTCAGCACCTCGATCCCCGGGGTGAGCCCGTTCAGCGTCGTCTTGATCTCCTCGGTGTTCGCGTTCAGCGTCGCCGCGAGCTTGTTGACACTCTCGATGGCGCGCGTGATCTCCGACTTGTGCTCGTCGAGTCCGCGCACGAAGGTGTCCAAATTGGCCAGCAGGCTGCGGGCCGCGCTTTCCTTGCCGCCGAGCGCGTCGTTCAGTTCGCGGGTGATGTTCTGCACCTGCGCGACGCCTCCACCATTGAGCAGCAGGGAAAGCGCGCCGAAGACCTCCTCGATCTCCGGGGTCAGCGACGAACTGGCCAGCGGGATGACCGCGCCGTCGGTGAGCCGCCCGCTCGGGGTCCCGTCGGCCGGTGGCGCGAGTTCGACGAACTTCTCGCCGAGGATGCTCGCCTGCCGCAGCCGCGCGACCGCGTTGGCAGGCAGGTTCACGTCCCCGTTGAGCAGCAGCCCGACCACCGCGCTGCGGCCGTCCGGCGCCAGTTCGACCGTCCGCACCTGGCCGACCGGGACGTCGTTGACCTTCACCCCGGACTGCGGCACGAGATCCAGCACGTTGCTGAAACTCGCCGTCACATGGATCGGGTGTTCGCCCAGCGCGGCGCCACCCGGCAACGGGATGTCGTAGACGTCGACACCGCCGCTGCTGCAGCCGGTGGCGGCCAGCGTGAGGGCCAGCAGGGCCGCGCATTTGAACCGGGACTTCATTTCGCCCCCGAGAATTCGGTGAGGTTCCCTCGGCCGTCCAGCGTTCCCGCGCCCTGGTTGTACGCGCCGAGGACGTTCGCCAGCGCGTTCGGCGCGGCGTCGAGCGCCTCGCTCAGCGACGCCTTCTGCTGGCTGAGCACCTTGGTGATCTCGGCGAGTTTGTCCACATCGGACTTCACTTTGCCCCGGTTGTCCTTGATGAAGCCCTGCACCACGCTCAGCGCCTCGGTGAGTTCGGTCATCGCGCCGGAGAACTGGTCCCGCTGATCGGCCAGGATCTTGCTGATCGAGGAGATCTGCTGGATCGCCTGTTTCACCCTGTCGTCGTTCGAGGCGAGCATCGCGGTGAACTTGCTGATGTTGTCGACGGAGTTGAACAAATCGTCCTTGGAATCACTCGCCGTCCTGGCGAATTCGCCGAGGTTCTTGATCGCCTCGCCGAGTTTTCCGCCGTTGCCGTCGAGGTAGGTCGCGGCCTTGGTCAGGACGTCACTGACCGCGCCGTCCCGGTTGGCGCCCTTCGGCCCCAGCGCGGTCATCAGCTGGTTGAGGCTGCCGAGGAGTTCGTCGACCTCGACCGGGGTCACGGTGCGTTCGGGCGGGATCCGGGCGTCACCGCCCAGCTCCGGGCCGTCGGTGTACACCGGGGTGAGCTGCACGTACCGGTCGGCGACCAGGCTCGGCGTGATCACGACGGCGCCGACGCCGGCGGGCAGCTTGACGTCCGGCCGCACGGTCATGGTCACCTGGACGGTGGTCCCCTGGGGCTCGACCTTGGTCACCGAACCGATCGGGACCCCGAGCACGCGGACCTCGGTGTTCGGGTAGACCCCGACGGTCGCGGTGAAGTACCCGGTCAGCACGCGGTCGGCCTGCCGGGTCAGCAGCGGCCAGGCCGCCGTCACCACCAGCCCCGCGACGACGGCGACCGCGAGCCGCCGCACCCAGGCCCGGCGGCGGGCGTGCGCCCCGAGATCGGACAACGTGAAGTGGCGCCCCATCAGCGTCCCCCGTTCCTCGACGGCATGCAGCTGCCGGGCGTACTGCCGGTCGGGACGAGCCCGCAGATGTAGGTGTCGATCCAGCGGCCGTTGCCGACCGCGTTCCCGAGCAGCCGGTAGAACGGCCCGGCCAGCCGCAGGCTTTCACCGAGCTTGTCCTGGTTGCGCTGCAGCACGGTGGCGACGCGATCGAGCTGCTCGAGTGCCGGGCCCAGTGTCTTCTGGTTGTCCGCGACGAGTCCCTTGAGCTGCACCGAGAGGTTCTTCACCCCGCTGAAGAGCTTCGCGATCGCGTCCTTGCGCGCGTTCAGCTCCGTCAGCAGGGTGTTGCCGTCGCGGATCAGCGCCTCGATCTGCTGCGACCGGTCGCCGAGCGTCTGGGACACCTTGTTCGTGTTCTGGAACAGTTTCACCAGTTCTTCGTCGCGGGACGCGAGTG
Proteins encoded in this region:
- a CDS encoding helix-turn-helix domain-containing protein; this encodes MRSTGANGLWASLPRDLGERFRPRADPLARAILQEVQRAVPEYAQPLEGAFGQIITQGIRQAILHCLDTIGQGTTSLDKWSAVFRNLGKVEFKEGRSLDCLQTAYRVGGRVAWRHVSEFGQAIGADADLLCTAAEAIFAYVDEISALSIEGYTAAQERAAGTRARRRRRLLELMLSDPPSSPQSIASHAANAQWAMPAEVTVVALERRLGPLDPDSADLDSDVLVDFEGPKPCLVTGDPDKHLKDLAERLPGWRAVIGPAVRLTEAPRSLLWARRTLRLVQRGVLPDKPVTRYSDHLSTLWLLADEFLVRELCTRSLAPFNDLTPKQRARLGETLLIWLQSRGSAPEIAKKLKVHPQTVRYRMHQLIDLFGDRLNNADDRLDMEIALRAEALLAED
- a CDS encoding PucR family transcriptional regulator is translated as MTRPQDARSGIEATYGPLLTPARPDGSSGRAVQLWALLPRELSTVFRPVLADVAGEVVREIQRTIPDYARPLDGAFGKALKTGVQMAFLQFVERIGNPEAPSEDRRSVFLSLGVQEFHQGRNVDVLQAAYRVGARVTWRRVAEAGRRAGVPSATLCLLAEAIFAYIDELSALSVEGHAEAREKAAGALERRRHRLMELLLAEPPSPPDVVKHAADLARWQLPDLLVAVALDQLTDEAPVAALTGLADFESPSPCLLLPAPEPDERERFTEDLAGCRAAIGPAVPPAFAARSLRAAREALRLVESGALADEPVTWCVDHLSRLWLLKEPFLAAELVRERLGPLAGLTGKQHSRLAGTLLAWLETCGNVREVAERLAVHPQTVRSRAQELEALFSDGLRDPERRFEMILALRAAPS
- a CDS encoding MCE family protein; the encoded protein is MLTKFVRVQLVAFVVIAVLGVAYVGATYAGLDKLVLDRGYTVKVRLATGGGIFSNAEVTYRGVPIGRVGELRLTASGMEVDLEIEPGGPEVPADTEAVVANRSAVGEQYVDLRPRRGDGAVLRDGSVISEADTKIPLPVDVVLSSVDSFANSVPKPALRTVVDELYNATSDAGPALDQLVGRGIEFVKEASEHVGPLTRFVTDAQTVLDTQVSQADAIRSFGANAKLLAATLKSSDGDLRRLIPAVPAAANEISTLLRETGPSLGILLANLLTTADVLETRQDGLEQLLVTTPKAVAAGHAIMGPDGAHVGLSLTFFDPPPCVTGYGTGYRDGLDTSPRPLNTAARCALPKGNPTNVRGSQNVPGR
- a CDS encoding MCE family protein; translation: MKSRFKCAALLALTLAATGCSSGGVDVYDIPLPGGAALGEHPIHVTASFSNVLDLVPQSGVKVNDVPVGQVRTVELAPDGRSAVVGLLLNGDVNLPANAVARLRQASILGEKFVELAPPADGTPSGRLTDGAVIPLASSSLTPEIEEVFGALSLLLNGGGVAQVQNITRELNDALGGKESAARSLLANLDTFVRGLDEHKSEITRAIESVNKLAATLNANTEEIKTTLNGLTPGIEVLNQQRQALVGMLKSLDGLTSVAVDTVNRSKDDLVADLKALEPLLRKLADSGDKLPKAMEMIFTFPFPDAALEAIRGDYLNTFLTFKNSGGR
- a CDS encoding MCE family protein, producing the protein MGRHFTLSDLGAHARRRAWVRRLAVAVVAGLVVTAAWPLLTRQADRVLTGYFTATVGVYPNTEVRVLGVPIGSVTKVEPQGTTVQVTMTVRPDVKLPAGVGAVVITPSLVADRYVQLTPVYTDGPELGGDARIPPERTVTPVEVDELLGSLNQLMTALGPKGANRDGAVSDVLTKAATYLDGNGGKLGEAIKNLGEFARTASDSKDDLFNSVDNISKFTAMLASNDDRVKQAIQQISSISKILADQRDQFSGAMTELTEALSVVQGFIKDNRGKVKSDVDKLAEITKVLSQQKASLSEALDAAPNALANVLGAYNQGAGTLDGRGNLTEFSGAK